The genomic DNA TTATAGGGCCTTTATTTAATATGGATTTGCACAATTTTTATATGGTCATGGGAATTAATAAGATAGTCCAGTAGAAACTATTTATCAAGTAAAGATTGAGGCTTATTTTAGGCTTATAAAATCTTATAAGAATTAATGGAGGCAGAAAAAATGGCATTTAAAGACCTTTTCAAGTTTAAAAAAGGAAAAACAACTTTTGTATTTATAGGGGGGAAAGGCGGGGTTGGTAAAACCACTGTATCAGCAGCAACTGCATTGTGGCTTGCTAATGAGGGTAAAAAAACCCTGGTTATATCCACAGATCCGGCCCACTCCCTATCTGACTCTTTAGAGAAAAAACTGGGACATGACCCCACACCTATCGGTGAAAACCTGTGGGCTGCTGAAATCGACCCGGAAGTGGCTATGAAGGATTATCAGGCAAAAATGAAGGAACAACAGGCATTAAATCCTGGTATGGACATGGGTATGATGGAGGATCAGATGGAAATGGCCACCATGGCTCCTGGAATTGACGAAGCTGCAGCTTTTGACAAGTTCCTCCAGTACATGACCACTGATGAGTATGATGTGGTGGTTTTTGACACTGCACCCACCGGTCACACCCTTAGACTCCTCTCCTTCCCGGAAATGATGGATAGCTGGGTAGGGAAGATGATCAAAATCCGGAGACAGATCGGAAGCATGGCCAAAGCCTTCAAGAACATCATGCCCTTTATGGGTGATGAAGAAGAAGAGGACCGTGCCCTGGAGGATATGGAAGCCACCAAGAAACAGATTAAAATCGCCAGAGAAGTGATGGCTGACTCGGAAAGAACATCCTTTAAAATGGTGGTTATCCCGGAGGAAATGTCCATATATGAATCTGAAAGAGCCATGCAAGCCCTGGAAAAGAATAACATGCACACTGATGGAGTTATTGTTAACCAGATCCAGCCTGAAGAAGCTGACTGTGACTTCTGCCGTGCCCGACGCCAGATACAGCAGAAACGACTGGAAAGCATCCGGCAAAAATTCGGTAACCAATTAATAGCCGAGATTCCACTCTTCCGAGAGGAAGTTAAAGGAACTGAAAAACTGCGAGAAGTTGGTAAGAT from Methanobacteriaceae archaeon includes the following:
- a CDS encoding TRC40/GET3/ArsA family transport-energizing ATPase, whose protein sequence is MAFKDLFKFKKGKTTFVFIGGKGGVGKTTVSAATALWLANEGKKTLVISTDPAHSLSDSLEKKLGHDPTPIGENLWAAEIDPEVAMKDYQAKMKEQQALNPGMDMGMMEDQMEMATMAPGIDEAAAFDKFLQYMTTDEYDVVVFDTAPTGHTLRLLSFPEMMDSWVGKMIKIRRQIGSMAKAFKNIMPFMGDEEEEDRALEDMEATKKQIKIAREVMADSERTSFKMVVIPEEMSIYESERAMQALEKNNMHTDGVIVNQIQPEEADCDFCRARRQIQQKRLESIRQKFGNQLIAEIPLFREEVKGTEKLREVGKILYGEGEAEAS